A stretch of the Mycobacterium shigaense genome encodes the following:
- a CDS encoding hydrogenase maturation protease, whose protein sequence is MSKDAPTIPADMVVVGLGNAYRKDDAVGVIAAAAIRELVSPHVRVVTDISDSTLLLDAWRDAEVAVVIDAARGASPMPGEVRRWTVADLTNMPKGWTSHSIDLARTHALAQILAQAPTAMVVFAVEVVDTGHGVGLTAAVADAVPEVVGLVLAEINDRRTTTRRSPHSASR, encoded by the coding sequence ATGAGCAAAGACGCGCCCACCATACCGGCAGACATGGTGGTGGTCGGGCTTGGCAACGCCTACCGCAAGGACGACGCAGTCGGTGTGATTGCCGCGGCCGCGATCCGAGAACTCGTGTCGCCGCATGTTCGTGTGGTAACCGACATCTCGGACTCGACGCTGCTGCTCGATGCGTGGCGCGATGCCGAAGTCGCGGTGGTGATCGACGCCGCCAGGGGGGCTTCGCCGATGCCGGGCGAGGTCCGTCGGTGGACGGTCGCCGACCTGACGAACATGCCCAAGGGGTGGACCTCGCACAGCATCGATCTGGCTCGCACCCATGCGCTGGCCCAGATCCTTGCCCAAGCGCCCACCGCGATGGTGGTGTTCGCCGTCGAGGTCGTGGATACCGGTCATGGTGTCGGCCTGACCGCAGCCGTCGCCGACGCCGTGCCCGAGGTGGTCGGCCTGGTGCTCGCTGAGATCAACGACCGTCGGACAACAACGAGGCGATCGCCGCACTCAGCTTCGCGGTGA
- a CDS encoding Rv2629 family ribosome hibernation factor: protein MRSERLRWLAKAKGPFASIYFDDTHDTPDAAERLEATWGDIRRNLENLGAGPEVIGKLEEAVLHHRPAVGRRGRAVITTDDEVLVNEELSSPPPSAVVRFSDYPYILPLVRLEIRRPTYVVTTVHRTGADVSLYRGQTINSTCIDGGGFPVHKPASAGWNGYGDRQHTTDEALRMNYRAVADHLTRLVDDADPEVVFVCGEARSRAGLLAELPERVHQRVSQLHVGARPSGIDPEELREMTAAELDRRQGSELTTIAGRYEAETGRRSGLAAEGMAAVCAALRDGDVDTLIIGELGDATVVTGATRTVFAPDADALSELGEPVDRVARADEVLPFAAIAIGAAVVLADGRIAPADGIGALLRYAAPDRLAGQQS from the coding sequence ATGCGATCGGAACGCCTTCGATGGCTGGCAAAAGCAAAGGGTCCCTTCGCGTCGATCTATTTCGACGACACACATGACACCCCGGACGCGGCCGAGCGACTCGAAGCCACCTGGGGCGATATCCGCCGCAATCTCGAGAACCTGGGTGCCGGACCGGAAGTGATCGGCAAGCTCGAGGAAGCTGTCCTGCACCATCGGCCGGCCGTGGGTCGGCGCGGCCGCGCAGTGATCACGACCGACGATGAGGTGCTGGTCAACGAGGAGCTGAGCAGCCCGCCGCCGTCCGCAGTGGTTCGGTTCTCCGATTACCCGTACATCCTGCCGTTGGTGCGACTCGAGATACGCAGACCGACCTACGTGGTGACCACCGTTCACCGCACCGGAGCCGACGTATCGCTGTATCGGGGCCAGACGATCAACTCCACCTGCATCGACGGCGGCGGATTCCCGGTACACAAGCCGGCCAGCGCGGGCTGGAACGGCTACGGCGACCGCCAGCACACGACCGACGAGGCCCTCCGAATGAACTACCGCGCGGTCGCCGACCACCTCACACGGCTGGTCGATGACGCGGATCCCGAGGTGGTCTTCGTGTGTGGTGAGGCGCGTTCTCGCGCCGGCTTATTGGCCGAATTGCCCGAGCGGGTGCACCAGCGGGTGTCACAGCTCCATGTCGGGGCGCGACCGTCCGGAATCGATCCCGAAGAACTCCGGGAAATGACGGCGGCGGAACTCGACCGGCGACAAGGCAGCGAATTGACCACCATCGCCGGTCGATACGAAGCCGAGACCGGACGGAGATCGGGTTTGGCGGCCGAGGGAATGGCTGCGGTATGCGCAGCGCTTCGCGATGGCGACGTCGATACGTTGATCATCGGTGAGCTGGGCGACGCGACCGTCGTCACCGGCGCGACGCGGACCGTGTTCGCGCCCGATGCGGACGCGCTGTCCGAGCTGGGCGAGCCCGTGGACAGGGTGGCCCGGGCCGACGAGGTGCTGCCCTTCGCAGCAATCGCGATCGGTGCCGCAGTCGTTCTGGCCGACGGCCGGATCGCCCCCGCGGATGGGATCGGTGCGCTGCTGCGCTACGCCGCGCCCGACCGCCTTGCGGGCCAGCAATCATAG
- a CDS encoding Acg family FMN-binding oxidoreductase gives MNPGFPDAATIRTVLTLASRAPSVHNTQPWRWLVGTESLHLYADTDRQLPNADPEGRDLILSCGGALNHCVVAFAAVGWHAKVTRLPNPADPDHLAAIQLSRYSAEPVDIALAAAIPRRRTDRRYYNSWPVPVGDIALMAARAARHGVTLCQVEETDHLREIVAQSVWDHMTHDYLVELTEWSGRYAAAAGVPARNTPKSDQKAKLPGRYFAGPVLDMPTGASPAEDNAALLALGTRDDDRLAQLRAGEATSVVLLSATSMGLASCPVTEPLEIPDTREAVRAEIFGDGSHPQMLLRVGWAPINADPLPATPRRELADFVKWTAGE, from the coding sequence ATGAACCCGGGCTTTCCAGATGCGGCCACGATCCGCACCGTCTTGACGCTGGCATCGCGGGCTCCTTCCGTCCATAACACGCAGCCCTGGCGGTGGCTCGTTGGCACGGAAAGCCTTCACCTCTACGCCGATACGGACCGGCAACTGCCCAATGCGGACCCGGAAGGTCGAGACCTGATCCTGAGTTGTGGTGGGGCGCTGAATCACTGTGTTGTCGCTTTCGCGGCAGTGGGTTGGCATGCCAAGGTGACCCGGCTGCCGAACCCGGCCGACCCCGACCACCTTGCCGCGATCCAACTCTCCCGATACTCGGCCGAGCCCGTCGACATCGCGCTCGCCGCAGCAATACCGCGGCGACGCACGGACCGTCGCTACTACAACTCGTGGCCGGTGCCGGTCGGCGACATCGCATTGATGGCCGCGCGAGCCGCACGGCACGGGGTGACGCTCTGCCAAGTGGAGGAGACCGACCACCTACGTGAGATCGTGGCTCAATCGGTATGGGACCACATGACCCACGATTATCTCGTCGAACTCACCGAGTGGAGTGGACGCTACGCCGCGGCCGCGGGGGTCCCGGCCCGTAATACCCCGAAATCGGACCAGAAGGCGAAACTTCCAGGGCGGTATTTCGCGGGGCCCGTATTGGACATGCCGACGGGGGCGTCACCCGCCGAAGACAATGCCGCGTTGCTTGCGCTCGGAACGCGCGATGACGACCGGCTGGCCCAGTTGCGCGCGGGCGAAGCCACCAGTGTCGTGCTGCTCAGCGCCACGTCCATGGGCTTGGCAAGCTGCCCGGTCACCGAACCACTGGAGATTCCCGACACTCGCGAAGCCGTGCGAGCCGAGATCTTCGGCGATGGTAGTCATCCGCAGATGCTGTTGCGCGTGGGTTGGGCGCCGATCAACGCCGACCCACTGCCCGCGACACCGCGTCGCGAACTCGCCGATTTCGTCAAGTGGACGGCCGGCGAGTAA
- a CDS encoding phosphoribosyltransferase family protein has translation MEPFEDRVDAGRQLASHMEFLQGQDVVVVGLPRGGVPVAFEIANALQAPLDVLLVRKLGVPFQPELAFGAIGEDGVRVLNDSVVRQSHLDGDDMDVVERKQRVELRRLADRFRRGRDPISLAGRTVVIVDDGIATGATAKAACRVARVHGASRVVLAVPIGPPDVAARFGGVADEVVCLETPTPFAAVGQGYRHFAPTTDNDVVELLDRARTNFAERAEVDAAADPPLRDEEIHILTGRVPIAGHLVIPENPKGIVVFAHGSGSSRHSPRNRYVADVLNQAGVGTLLIDLLAPDEERNRSNVFDIKLLADRLIEVTDWLAGQPDLASFPVGYFGASTGAGAALVAAADPRIDVKAVVSRGGRPDLAGAALVNVKAPTLLIVGGRDEVVLDLNRRAQRAIPGPCELIVVPGATHLFEEQGALEEVARLARDWFVDYLVPHHQKQVSANG, from the coding sequence ATCGAACCCTTCGAGGACCGGGTCGACGCGGGCCGGCAGCTGGCGTCGCACATGGAGTTCTTGCAGGGTCAAGACGTGGTCGTGGTCGGCCTGCCGCGCGGTGGGGTGCCGGTAGCCTTCGAGATCGCCAACGCACTGCAGGCACCGCTTGACGTGCTCCTGGTACGCAAACTGGGCGTTCCGTTCCAGCCCGAATTGGCTTTCGGAGCCATCGGCGAGGACGGCGTGCGAGTGCTGAACGACTCGGTCGTGCGTCAGTCACATCTTGACGGCGACGACATGGACGTAGTCGAACGCAAGCAACGGGTCGAGCTGCGCCGCCTTGCGGATCGCTTCCGGCGCGGGCGGGACCCGATCTCGCTGGCAGGGCGGACCGTCGTCATTGTCGACGACGGCATCGCCACCGGCGCGACGGCCAAGGCGGCCTGCCGGGTGGCTCGGGTGCATGGAGCGAGCCGGGTGGTGCTCGCCGTTCCGATCGGACCGCCGGACGTCGCCGCGAGATTTGGCGGCGTGGCCGACGAGGTGGTCTGTTTGGAAACGCCAACGCCATTCGCTGCCGTGGGCCAGGGATACCGCCACTTCGCCCCGACAACCGACAATGACGTCGTCGAGCTGCTCGATCGGGCGCGGACGAACTTCGCCGAGCGGGCAGAGGTCGACGCTGCCGCCGATCCGCCGTTGCGGGACGAAGAGATCCACATACTCACCGGGCGGGTGCCGATCGCAGGGCACCTGGTCATCCCCGAAAACCCCAAAGGCATTGTCGTTTTCGCCCACGGCAGCGGCAGCAGCCGGCATAGTCCCCGGAATCGCTACGTCGCCGACGTCCTGAACCAGGCCGGTGTCGGCACGCTGCTCATCGACCTGCTCGCTCCCGATGAGGAACGAAACCGCAGCAATGTTTTCGATATCAAGTTGCTGGCTGACCGACTCATCGAAGTGACTGATTGGCTCGCCGGACAGCCCGATCTGGCATCGTTTCCAGTTGGGTATTTCGGCGCGAGCACCGGCGCTGGAGCAGCCCTGGTTGCGGCCGCCGATCCGCGGATCGATGTCAAGGCGGTTGTCTCCCGCGGGGGTCGGCCGGATCTCGCGGGGGCCGCCCTGGTGAACGTGAAGGCACCCACTCTGCTGATTGTCGGTGGCCGCGACGAGGTGGTCCTCGACTTGAACCGGCGAGCGCAGCGCGCAATACCCGGACCATGCGAACTAATCGTCGTTCCGGGTGCGACCCACCTGTTCGAGGAACAGGGCGCACTCGAGGAGGTTGCTCGACTCGCGCGTGACTGGTTTGTGGATTACCTGGTGCCACATCACCAGAAACAGGTAAGCGCGAACGGCTAA
- a CDS encoding NADH-quinone oxidoreductase subunit B family protein encodes MSKSTLAVWKFASCDGCQLTLLDCEDELLTLAERVDIANFAEASSAMVAGPYDVSLVEGSITTRRDEQRIREIRSQSKLLVTIGACATAGGVQALRNFADISEFTSLVYAKPEYVDTLATSTPASAHVKVDYQLPGCPIDRGQLLDTLAALLIGRKPRLPAKTVCIECKLRGVTCVVVSEGTPCLGPVTHAGCGALCPRHHRGCFGCFGPSAAPQTATLIPLLRRDGMSDGDVDRVFATFNVASFTAERSGQ; translated from the coding sequence ATGAGCAAGTCCACCCTGGCGGTGTGGAAATTCGCATCCTGCGATGGCTGCCAGCTGACCTTGTTGGATTGCGAGGACGAGTTGCTCACCCTGGCCGAGCGCGTCGACATCGCGAACTTCGCGGAGGCGTCCAGCGCCATGGTCGCCGGGCCCTACGACGTGTCGCTGGTGGAGGGGTCGATCACCACCCGGCGCGATGAGCAACGCATCCGTGAAATCCGTTCGCAATCAAAGCTTCTGGTCACCATCGGCGCATGCGCGACGGCCGGGGGAGTGCAGGCCCTGCGCAACTTTGCCGACATCTCGGAGTTCACCTCGCTCGTGTATGCCAAACCGGAGTACGTCGATACCCTGGCAACCTCTACCCCCGCATCGGCTCATGTCAAAGTCGACTACCAGCTGCCCGGTTGCCCGATCGACCGTGGGCAATTGCTCGACACCCTGGCGGCGCTGTTGATCGGGCGCAAGCCGCGCCTGCCCGCCAAGACGGTGTGCATCGAATGCAAACTTCGCGGAGTGACGTGTGTGGTGGTTTCCGAAGGAACTCCGTGCCTTGGTCCGGTCACCCATGCGGGCTGCGGGGCCCTGTGCCCGAGGCATCATCGCGGCTGCTTCGGCTGCTTCGGTCCCTCGGCCGCACCGCAAACCGCCACACTGATTCCGTTATTGCGTCGCGACGGAATGTCCGATGGCGACGTGGACCGGGTTTTCGCGACATTCAACGTCGCCAGTTTCACCGCAGAGCGGAGCGGGCAATGA
- a CDS encoding DUF1918 domain-containing protein encodes MKAKVGDWLVIKGAAIDKPDQRGLITEVHSPDGAPPYVVRWLATDHEATIFPGVDAVVVTAAAQAEADERARHRFGAIQSAIAHGAKQ; translated from the coding sequence ATGAAGGCCAAGGTCGGTGATTGGCTGGTGATCAAGGGCGCCGCGATCGACAAGCCGGACCAGCGGGGATTGATCACGGAGGTTCACTCGCCGGATGGCGCCCCGCCGTACGTGGTGCGGTGGCTTGCCACCGACCACGAGGCCACCATTTTCCCTGGTGTCGACGCGGTCGTCGTCACGGCCGCCGCGCAGGCGGAAGCCGACGAGCGGGCGCGCCATCGCTTCGGGGCCATACAGTCCGCCATTGCCCACGGTGCAAAGCAATAG
- a CDS encoding FAD/NAD(P)-binding protein, producing the protein MTNAAAAEQTRAPMAPVPYRVRSRVVESPDSATLCLEPVDEVLRRPEPGEFMMLYAFGVGEAAISISGDPAVTDGSITHTIRAVGAVSRALHDAQPGAVVGVRGPFGTTWGLADAVGRDLVMVAGGVGLCPLRPAVLGALAERSRYGKVTLIAGARTRADFVFAAQLEKWAQEPGIELQLVVDAPTPGWHGEVGLVTAPLSRLTLDTARTTAFLCGPEPMLHFGAEALLAKGVAAQDIRVSLERNMQCGIGWCGHCQLGPLLLCRDGPVVGFDIAGPLLRVKEL; encoded by the coding sequence ATGACCAACGCGGCGGCTGCGGAGCAGACTCGCGCCCCCATGGCGCCCGTTCCGTATCGGGTACGCAGCCGTGTCGTCGAGAGCCCGGATTCGGCCACGCTGTGTCTTGAGCCCGTCGACGAAGTACTGCGGCGTCCGGAACCCGGCGAATTCATGATGCTCTACGCGTTCGGCGTCGGGGAGGCGGCGATCTCGATCAGCGGCGACCCCGCCGTCACCGACGGGTCGATCACCCACACGATCCGAGCGGTCGGCGCGGTCAGTCGAGCCCTGCACGACGCACAGCCGGGTGCTGTTGTCGGGGTGCGGGGCCCGTTTGGTACCACCTGGGGCCTGGCCGATGCCGTCGGCCGGGATCTGGTGATGGTCGCCGGCGGGGTCGGGTTGTGCCCGCTGCGTCCCGCGGTGCTTGGCGCACTCGCCGAGCGGTCCCGTTACGGGAAGGTGACGCTGATCGCCGGTGCCCGCACCCGCGCCGACTTCGTATTCGCCGCGCAGCTGGAGAAGTGGGCCCAAGAACCGGGCATCGAATTGCAACTGGTTGTCGATGCGCCGACGCCAGGCTGGCACGGCGAAGTCGGGCTGGTGACCGCGCCGCTGAGTCGATTGACGTTGGATACGGCACGCACCACTGCCTTTCTGTGCGGGCCGGAGCCGATGCTGCACTTCGGAGCGGAGGCCCTGCTCGCGAAAGGGGTTGCTGCGCAGGATATCCGCGTGTCGCTGGAGCGCAACATGCAATGCGGAATCGGGTGGTGCGGGCATTGTCAGCTCGGTCCGCTTCTGCTGTGCCGCGACGGCCCGGTGGTCGGCTTCGACATTGCGGGTCCGCTGCTGCGCGTAAAGGAGCTATAG
- a CDS encoding 4Fe-4S dicluster domain-containing protein codes for MSGYGEASSTALLDAAALHRLVRVLLERGYRVIGPTLRDNAIELAELESGDELPYGWGVDVGPGHYRVRRRDDNAAFGHSAGPQSWKQYLHPPRQRVWAGTRDGAGTAAPDEFPRYAFLGVRGCDLAAIRTLDRVLGTSAYPDNSFVGRRRQIFVVAVNCTEPGGLCFCTSMGTGPGVGPGYDLALTERLHGDAPYYLVGVGSQEGAEVLEAIPHEFASAEETRCAREEVDSAADRMGRQMPDTDLRRLLVRSRESAQWDDVASRCLTCGNCTMVCPTCFCTSTEDVSDLMGEHAERWRSWASCFEMDFTFIHGGGSVRQSGASRYRHWLTHKLSTWHDQFGMSGCVGCGRCIAWCPTGIDITVEMNKMAEAAQDD; via the coding sequence ATGAGCGGATACGGCGAGGCCTCGAGTACCGCCCTGTTGGATGCGGCTGCACTGCACCGACTTGTCCGGGTGCTCCTCGAGCGGGGCTACCGGGTCATCGGCCCGACCTTGCGGGACAACGCAATTGAGCTGGCAGAGCTCGAGTCAGGGGACGAGTTGCCGTACGGCTGGGGCGTCGACGTAGGCCCGGGTCACTATCGGGTGCGCCGGCGTGATGACAACGCGGCATTCGGGCATTCGGCTGGCCCGCAGTCCTGGAAGCAGTATCTGCATCCTCCGCGGCAGCGCGTGTGGGCGGGTACTCGGGACGGGGCCGGCACCGCCGCACCCGACGAGTTCCCCCGATACGCGTTCCTCGGTGTGCGTGGGTGTGACCTGGCCGCGATCAGGACCCTCGATCGGGTGCTCGGAACCTCTGCGTATCCGGACAACTCGTTTGTCGGTCGCCGCCGGCAGATCTTCGTCGTGGCGGTGAATTGCACGGAGCCGGGCGGGTTGTGTTTCTGCACTTCGATGGGAACCGGGCCGGGCGTCGGACCGGGCTATGACCTTGCCCTGACCGAGCGCTTGCACGGCGATGCGCCTTATTATCTCGTCGGCGTGGGTAGTCAAGAAGGCGCCGAGGTGCTGGAAGCCATCCCGCACGAATTCGCCAGCGCCGAGGAAACCCGTTGTGCGCGAGAAGAGGTCGACAGCGCGGCCGATCGGATGGGACGTCAGATGCCCGACACCGACCTGCGCCGGCTGCTGGTGCGATCACGCGAATCGGCGCAGTGGGACGACGTGGCCAGTCGTTGTCTGACCTGCGGCAACTGCACGATGGTGTGCCCGACCTGCTTTTGCACCAGCACCGAAGACGTCAGTGATCTCATGGGTGAGCACGCCGAGCGCTGGCGTTCCTGGGCTTCGTGTTTCGAGATGGATTTCACCTTCATCCACGGCGGCGGGAGCGTTCGCCAGTCCGGCGCATCCCGCTACCGGCATTGGTTGACCCACAAACTGAGCACCTGGCACGACCAGTTCGGGATGTCCGGCTGCGTCGGCTGTGGACGCTGTATTGCGTGGTGTCCCACTGGTATCGACATCACCGTGGAGATGAACAAGATGGCCGAAGCGGCCCAGGATGACTAA
- a CDS encoding DUF5709 domain-containing protein, which produces MSSRNFGLGPAAGQYGAEDENQLQPADTLIDRGVDDILDEGYSPPERPYGPGAFGPAETLDQQLAEEEPDPFSRIGNPLDAEEQQRSDQAERASEFPERHEVGRKRAGRLVAPDMGFGVHAESELVAEDVGINGGAASAEEAAVYIIDDED; this is translated from the coding sequence ATGAGTAGTCGGAATTTCGGTCTGGGGCCCGCCGCCGGCCAGTACGGTGCGGAGGACGAGAACCAGCTTCAGCCAGCCGACACGTTGATCGATCGCGGTGTCGACGACATACTCGACGAGGGATATTCACCGCCCGAGCGGCCGTACGGGCCAGGCGCCTTCGGACCGGCGGAAACACTTGACCAACAGTTGGCGGAGGAAGAGCCAGATCCGTTCTCGCGCATCGGTAATCCACTTGACGCCGAAGAGCAGCAGCGGTCTGACCAGGCCGAGCGCGCAAGCGAGTTCCCGGAGCGACACGAGGTTGGACGAAAGCGAGCCGGCCGACTCGTAGCACCGGACATGGGGTTTGGCGTGCACGCGGAATCGGAGCTGGTCGCTGAGGACGTCGGTATCAACGGGGGAGCGGCATCCGCCGAGGAGGCCGCGGTGTACATCATCGACGACGAGGATTAG
- a CDS encoding sigma 54 modulation/S30EA ribosomal C-terminal domain-containing protein, with translation MGNNAPLSHTFDVEVTTHGQLSEAADYARDKVGELSQYIRRPVLNARLRLARHGDPAVARPVVAQANLDVDGVPVRAQVEATTAREAVDLLVARLRRRLERVAELRAPRRGGVREAGAHEWRHGSEPTHRRDYFQRPAAERRVIRRKSYTMAPCSIDEAAREMELFDYDFHLFTEQGSAAAAVLYRAGETGYRLALVSPDGADQLSPHAVPVTISPHAVPCLTEEEAADRMSLLNLPFLFYIDAAQGRANVLYHRYDGHYGVITPAG, from the coding sequence ATGGGCAATAACGCGCCGCTTTCCCACACGTTCGATGTCGAAGTGACAACGCACGGTCAGCTTTCCGAAGCGGCCGATTATGCGCGCGACAAGGTCGGCGAGCTGAGCCAGTACATCCGCAGGCCGGTGCTCAACGCCAGGCTCAGACTGGCCAGACATGGCGATCCGGCGGTTGCACGACCCGTCGTTGCGCAGGCGAATCTCGACGTCGACGGGGTGCCCGTCCGCGCTCAAGTAGAGGCGACGACCGCGCGAGAGGCGGTCGATCTCCTCGTGGCGCGGCTGCGCCGGCGCCTGGAGCGTGTTGCCGAACTCCGAGCGCCGCGTCGCGGTGGGGTCCGCGAAGCCGGCGCCCATGAATGGCGGCACGGTTCTGAGCCGACGCATCGGCGCGACTATTTTCAGCGCCCCGCAGCCGAGCGTCGTGTCATCCGCCGCAAGTCGTACACCATGGCACCGTGTTCGATCGATGAGGCCGCCCGCGAAATGGAGCTCTTCGATTACGACTTCCACCTGTTCACCGAGCAGGGCAGCGCGGCCGCGGCGGTGCTGTATCGCGCCGGTGAAACCGGCTACCGCCTTGCCTTGGTGTCACCCGACGGAGCCGATCAGCTCAGTCCGCACGCCGTGCCCGTGACGATCAGCCCGCACGCGGTGCCCTGTTTGACCGAAGAAGAAGCCGCCGACCGGATGTCGCTGCTCAATCTGCCGTTCCTGTTCTATATCGATGCCGCTCAGGGCCGTGCCAACGTGTTGTATCACCGCTACGACGGGCATTACGGCGTCATCACCCCGGCGGGCTAG
- a CDS encoding SDR family oxidoreductase encodes MGVYAVTGSASGMGQQVARKLRENGHTVIGVDIKQADIVADLSTPQGRRAAADGVLASSGSRLDGAVLAAGLGPGPAAGRCVSIAQVNFFGVVDLLDAWRPALAATVFAKVVVFSSNSTTTTPAVPARTVRALLGGNPDRAVRSVRVFGTYAPTILYAASKIAVSRWVRRAAVRPEWAGSGIRLNALAPGAIMTPLLEEQLSIASQAKAVRSFPIPVGGYGDAGQLADWALFMLSDAATFLCGSVIFVDGGSDAYFRAEEWPRPVPIHRMLGYLKRFGDWRGTD; translated from the coding sequence GTGGGCGTTTACGCGGTAACGGGATCGGCGTCCGGCATGGGACAGCAGGTGGCCCGCAAACTTCGCGAAAACGGTCACACCGTGATCGGGGTGGATATCAAGCAGGCGGACATCGTGGCTGACTTGTCGACTCCCCAGGGACGCCGGGCCGCCGCCGACGGTGTGCTGGCGTCGTCAGGATCGAGACTGGACGGTGCCGTGCTGGCCGCGGGTCTTGGTCCCGGGCCGGCCGCCGGTCGGTGTGTATCGATTGCCCAAGTCAATTTCTTCGGCGTGGTGGATCTTCTCGACGCGTGGCGGCCGGCCCTCGCCGCTACAGTCTTCGCGAAAGTTGTCGTCTTTTCCAGCAATTCCACAACTACGACACCCGCCGTTCCGGCGCGAACAGTCCGGGCATTGCTCGGCGGTAACCCCGATCGGGCGGTGCGTTCGGTGCGAGTGTTCGGTACATATGCACCGACGATCCTTTATGCCGCATCCAAAATTGCGGTGAGTCGCTGGGTGCGGCGTGCGGCCGTGCGACCGGAGTGGGCGGGATCGGGCATCCGCCTCAATGCCCTTGCACCTGGGGCGATCATGACACCCTTACTCGAGGAGCAGCTGTCGATCGCAAGTCAGGCGAAGGCTGTTCGCTCCTTTCCGATTCCGGTCGGCGGCTACGGTGATGCGGGACAGCTTGCCGATTGGGCACTGTTCATGCTTTCGGACGCGGCGACATTCCTTTGCGGGAGCGTGATATTCGTCGACGGCGGATCGGATGCCTACTTCCGCGCCGAGGAATGGCCGCGGCCCGTGCCCATACACCGCATGTTGGGCTACCTCAAGCGGTTTGGCGACTGGCGCGGAACGGACTAA
- a CDS encoding Ni/Fe hydrogenase subunit alpha, which translates to MTHATRKLSVGTLTRVEGEGALHVSLKDGVLDSVQLNIYEPPRFFEAFLRGRSHTEPPDLTARVCGICPVAYQVSACNAIEQACGIEVDEELLALRRLLYCGEWINSHALHIYLLHAPDFLGHPDVVSMARDHREVVERGLALKKAGNQLMDFVGGRAIHPINVRLGGFYSVPSRLDFGPVAEQLRMAQDHALATVEWVSGFEFPDIEVEHEFLALTAPDRYPIEDGVIARSAGPSFPIADFTTRVVEAQVPHSTAMHATLDGVRYLTGPLARFSLNSATLSPLAAQAAASAGLSAQCRNPFRSIVVRAVEVVYAIEEALRIISEYQRPSRPYVEVPARAAIGHGVSEAPRGLLYHRYQIDNDGLVAEATIIPPTSQNQAAIEADLARIVADNLALDDAALTGLCERLIRSYDPCISCSTHFLRLTVERA; encoded by the coding sequence ATGACCCACGCGACGCGCAAGTTGAGTGTCGGCACGTTGACTCGCGTCGAAGGCGAGGGGGCGCTGCACGTCTCACTCAAGGATGGCGTGCTGGACAGCGTCCAACTCAACATCTATGAGCCGCCGCGGTTCTTCGAGGCGTTCCTGCGCGGCCGATCTCACACCGAGCCGCCCGATCTGACGGCGCGGGTGTGCGGAATCTGCCCCGTTGCCTACCAGGTCAGCGCCTGCAATGCCATCGAACAGGCCTGCGGGATCGAGGTGGACGAAGAACTTCTCGCGCTGCGCCGGTTGCTGTATTGCGGCGAATGGATCAACAGTCACGCCCTGCACATATATCTGCTGCACGCGCCCGACTTCCTTGGCCATCCCGACGTCGTGTCGATGGCCCGCGACCATCGGGAGGTGGTAGAGCGCGGTCTTGCGCTCAAGAAGGCGGGCAACCAGTTGATGGACTTCGTCGGAGGGCGGGCGATACACCCGATCAATGTGAGATTGGGCGGATTCTATTCGGTGCCAAGCCGATTGGATTTCGGGCCGGTTGCCGAGCAGCTGCGCATGGCGCAGGATCACGCGTTGGCGACCGTCGAATGGGTTTCCGGTTTCGAGTTCCCTGATATCGAAGTGGAGCATGAGTTCTTGGCGCTCACGGCGCCTGACCGCTACCCGATCGAGGACGGCGTCATTGCACGCAGCGCGGGCCCTTCTTTTCCGATAGCCGATTTCACCACCCGCGTCGTCGAGGCTCAGGTGCCGCACTCCACGGCGATGCATGCGACCCTCGATGGCGTCCGGTATCTGACCGGGCCGCTGGCGCGATTTTCGCTGAACTCGGCGACGCTGTCGCCGCTGGCCGCGCAGGCCGCGGCGAGCGCCGGGCTGTCGGCGCAATGCCGAAATCCATTTCGCAGCATCGTTGTCCGTGCCGTCGAAGTCGTGTACGCGATCGAAGAAGCGTTACGCATCATCTCCGAATATCAACGCCCGTCGCGGCCATACGTCGAGGTCCCCGCGCGCGCCGCCATCGGGCACGGCGTCAGCGAGGCGCCTCGCGGCCTGCTCTATCACCGATACCAGATCGACAACGACGGGCTGGTCGCCGAGGCGACCATCATTCCGCCGACCTCACAGAATCAAGCCGCGATAGAAGCCGACTTGGCCCGTATTGTTGCCGACAACCTCGCCCTCGACGACGCCGCGCTGACCGGCCTGTGTGAAAGATTGATTCGCAGCTACGACCCGTGTATCTCGTGCTCGACGCACTTCCTGCGGTTGACGGTCGAGCGCGCATGA